In Pseudomonas sp. FP1742, the DNA window CCGAAGAAGGCCGCACCATGATCATGGTGACCCACGAAATGAGCTTTGCGCGCAAAGTGTCGAACCAGGTGCTGTTCCTGCACCAGGGGCGGGTCGAAGAGCAAGGTGCGCCCGAGGACGTATTGGGCAACCCCAAGAGCGAGCGCCTGCAGCAATTCCTCAGCGGCAACCTGAAGTAACCGGAGCGCCTTCGAGCGACCGCAGGGTTGCTCGAAGGCGCTGGTTCAACCTGAGCCAACGCATCGCCGCCGCGCGACGGGCCGGCAATCCCGGTTGCTATCTAACGGGGCGATAGGGTTGCTCAACGGTAATATCCAAACTAAAACACCGACTTCAACTTGTAGAAAAAACATCCTGTTTTGGCATAAAAAATCGAGCAAACAATTCGGATTGTGACTTGATATTTAATTTGGCATAAATATTGCGACGGTGAACCTTTATCGTTTCCACCGAGAGGGAAAGCTTTCCGGCTATCTCTTTATTAGAGAAGCCACTCAGCAACAATCTGAGCACATCACTTTCGCGCGTTGTTATTTGTGTGCCAAGCTGGGTAATCGTTTCTGGCCATAGGGGTGGTTCAGTGAGACTTTTCTCTACATCATTTTCAAAACACATGCGCTGATGCATTAATGCAGTCACCCATGGCTTGACAATATCAAGCATTGTTATTTGCTCTTGATTAAAACGGACTTTGCTACCAATGGAAATGCATAACGTTCTATCGGCGTCGAGCTGAACATTGTACTGAGCCTCATCCACAGAGATATATTGTGCAAAATATTGATGATAATACTCAGTCTCAAGAAAGTATTCCGGTGCAATATCCAGCAAATGAAAGAAACCACTCTGGGGATTTTCTCGATTAGCTATATAAAATGGATCCAGCAGGTATAGCCCCTTCACATAGCGATGAGTGAACGCGTCTACCTCTTCGGCATCTGCTATCTCAGGAAGACTAACAACTTGCACCTGTTGATTGCTAAAGATCAATACAACCCAATTATCGATTTGCACGTATTCATTTAATATACGAACAAGCGAACTCCAGAACTCTGGACGGTTCAACTGCATGATCAGTTTCCCGATTGATCGGTGCCAAGCCAGGCTATGAAGGTCGAACGGCATTTTCTACCCCTTTTGGGTTAGGGACTCGTAGGTCAGAGCTAAGTATTCGTAGGTATTTACTATTCGGTAACGCCCGGTATATTCGCTGGCAGGACTTACGATGGCCATGAGGGCACATCGTCTTGACAAGGATGCTGCATGAAAAAGTCACATTTGCGAACCATTTTTTCAGCCTCGCTTCTCTGTGCAGGGATAAGCACATCAGTGGGGGCTGTAGAGCCTGGGGTGTATCTGTATAACTGGTTCGGGCTTCTCGCACCGGAGACCCCAAAGGAGTTTGAGCAGGCAACCGGCACCAGAGTGCATATGGATGCTTTCGACAGCGCCGAAATCATGCAGAGCAAGGTAATGGCTGGGCGCACGGGGTATGACGTGGTTGTGGCCACCTCCAATGTGTTGCCAAGCCTGATCCAGGCGGGAGTACTCCAGCCGCTGGATCGTAACCAACTGAGTAATTTGTCACATATCGATCCTGATATCTTGTCCCAGGTCGCGGTCAACGATCCTGGTAATCGCTACGCTGTACCTTATTTATGGGGTACTACCGGCATTGGCTATGACGTTGACAAAGTCAAAGCGGCATTGGGTGATAATGCTCCGGTGAATAGCTGGGATTTGATCTTCAAAGAAGAAAACATCAGCAAGCTCCAGTCGTGTGGTGTGGCAATGCTTGACTCTCCAAGTGAGATCATTTCGATTGCTTTGCATTACCTTGGGCTCCCCAGCAACAGCAGGAACCCGGATGATTACCAGAAAGCTCAAGCCCTACTGTTAAAAATCCGTCCCTACGTCCTCTATTTCGATTCATCCCGAATTGACGCCGACCTGGCTGACGGCAATATTTGTGCAGTTGTGGGATGGGCTAATGGTGCCCTTGCTGCGCAGGCCATAAACGAAAAGGCCAACACTGGACGCAAGATTACCTACAGCCTTCCTCGCGAAGGAGCGCTGGTCTGGTCGGAAAATCTGGTTCTGCTGAAAGACGCTCCTCACCCAAAGGAAGGTATGGCGTTTATTAACTATATGTTGCGACCAGAAATCATTGCCAAGACCTCAAACCACACTCTCTATCCTAACGCCAATAAAGATGCCGCTGAGTTTGTCGAACAGAAATTGCGAGACAACCCTTGGATTTATCCAGACAAAAAGACTATTGCCACACTTGTTCCCCTTGAGCCACTGCCATTGAAGCTGGAGCGAATCCGCACACGGATTTGGAACAAAGTGAAGAGTGGTGTGTGATCTGACTTGATTTGTCGCCTGTTGCTCGATGCAAGTTTTTATTCTAATCGTGGGCATGACGAGCAGCAGGTTGACTATTTATATCCGAAAAACAAGACGCAAACGCCCTCATCCTTGAGTTCCTGGAAGGAACCCCCTCGCGTTGGAGTTGGCGTCGGAAGCTGCCGATACTGATAGCCCTTGTTCTAGCCATTGCTCGTAACGGCATTCGCGCAGCTGTTTGTAAAAACCGCGTTCCTGACATTGCTGTCTGCGACAGCGTCAATTCAACACCTCATGCAAGAAGAGAACAGCGGATGTTCAGCCCAGCCAATCAGGCGCACTTCAGTTTGACAATCGACGGTTTTGAGCATGATTTTCAAGTGCTCGCCTTCACCGGAGAGGAGGCAATCAGCAGGCCTTACCTCTTCAACGTGGAGCTTGTTAGCGAGCGGTCTGACCTGGATCTCGAAAGCCTTTTCGACATAGAGGCTTTTCTGACCTTCGACACGAAGGGCAATGGCATTCATGGACGGGTCTATCACATCGCTCAAAGCGGTAAGAGTCAGCGTTTGACGCGCTACAGCCTGGCCCTCGTACCGCACCTGTCCTACTTGCGCCACCGCATCAACCAGAGGATCTATCAACAGTTTTCGGTGCCGAAAATCGTCGCCTTGATACTGGAAGAACACGGGATTGTGGGTGACGCTTATCGGCTTCATCTGGGGTCGACCTACCCCGAGCGTGACTACTGTACCCAGTACGATGAAACGGATTTGCACTTTATTCAGCGCTTGTGCGAAGAAGAAGGTATCCACTTTCACTTCCAACACAGCGCTCAAGGCCACGTACTGGTCTTTGGCGATGATCAGGCAGCTTTTCCCAGGATTGGGCAACCCACTGCTTATGGACAAGAGAGCGATAGGGTGGCCAACGAGCCACTGATCAAGCGCTTCAATCTGCGTCTGGGGAGAAGCGAGCAACAGCCAGGCATGGAAAACGATATCAAGCTGAAGCCTTTCACAAGCCATGAGCACGGCAAGCAGATAAGTCTGCGTGCTATGGAGCGCCGCCACGCGGCTTATCGTCAAGCTGAAGGGCAAAGTGACCAGACCCGGTTAGTCAGTGGCCATGTTCTGGAAATCTCAGGCCATCCGCATCAAGAGTGGAACGCCCTATGGCTACTGACTCAGGTCATCCACGAAGGCAAGCAACCACAGGTATTGAGTGAGAACGTCGCCAGTGGCAACACTGACAACGAGGATGACTTTCATCAGGGTTACCGCAACCGCTTTATGGTTCTTCCCTGGGACGTGTCCTATCGTCCGCCCTTGGCTCACCAAAAACCTCAGGTGCCAAGCAACCAGACCGCTGTGGTCATCGCTCTGGAAGACGAGGACCAGAGTGATCGGCGTCTCGGAAGGGTCAAGGTCAAGTTCCCCTGGGACCGCGAAGGTAGATTTGACGACAAGAGTTGTTGTTGGCTGGGGGGGACCTCCAATTGGAGTTGTGAAATAACGTCCCCCCGAACGGGCGTGGAAGTCATGGTCACATTTCTCGAAAGCGACCCCGATCAACCGCTGATCAGCGGTTGCCTGTGTTGCCGCAGTACTTCCTCGCAGAGGATGCGGTAGCCATTTTTCATCAGCCATTGAGGCAGTGGCTGCGTTCCTCCATGAACTCACATGCGCTGTCGTGTCGAGAGCATCGGTCTAAACTCTAAGCCCCAGTTGTGCTCCATAGGGAGGCTAGTGTGCTATGCAGTCCACCATCAAGCTGCTCGATCAACCCACCAAATATATGTTCTTCACTGGCAAGGGCGGGGTTGGCAAAACGTCGGTCTCCACAGCGGTATCAATCGCCTTGGCTGATGCAGGCAAGAAGGTGCTGCTGGTTAGCACAGACGCTGCCTCGAACCTTGACGAGATGCTCGGTGTCGAGCTGAGCAATCAGCCTGTAGCGGTGCCGGACGTGCCTGGAATGTTCGTGCTCAACATCGACCCCGAGACCGCCGCCATTGGCTACCGAGCCCGAGTGGTCGAACAAATGGGCTCCCAGGCCAGCGATCAAGATATTGCTCTGGTGCGTGAGCAACTTTCGGGGGCATGCACGACCGAAATCGCAACCTTCGATGAGTTCTCCCTCCTCCTGTCACAGGGCGGCGCGGCCTATGATCATGTCGTATTCGATACCGCTCCCACGGGGCATACGCTCAGGCTGTTGAGCCTGCCAAAAGCGTGGAGCGGATTTTTGGAGGGCAATGATCGTGGTGCGTCATGCCTGGGGCCGCACTCGGGGTTGAAAATGCAGGAGCAGCTTTTCAATCAGGCGTTGGCGGCGCTCAACAATCCGGCCCTGACCACCGTCGTGCTAGTGGCTCGCCCTGACAAAGGCGCGCTCGTTGAGGCCGCGCGTTCCTCCGACGAGCTCCGTGAGTTGGGTCTGGAAAACCAACGTCTCGTGGTGAATGCGGTGTTCAAACGCGGCGACTTGAATGACCCTATCGCAGCAGCCATCGAAGCGATCGGCCAGCAGGCGCTAGACGAGATGCCGGCTTCGCTACGCCAGCTTTCAGCCGACTACATTGCGCTCAAGGCTGTAGATTCTGTTGGCTTGCCCGCGCTCCGAGGACTGCTTTCCCCGGAGTTTGCTCGACCAACAAGTACTGCAAACCAAGAACACTCACACCTGGAATATCACCCCCTCTCGGAACTGGTTGCCGAGCTTGCGAATGACGAGCGTGGGTTGATCATGGTCATGGGCAAAGGGGGGGTTGGCAAAACCACCATTGCCGCCGCCATCGCCCTGGGACTGGTGCAGCACGGCAAGTCCGTGCACCTGAGCACCACGGACCCTGCGGCGCATCTGGCCGTGACCCTCCACGCCGATGTGCCAGGGCTCAGCATTGGTCGCATCGACCCTAAGGTCGAGACCCAAAAATACGTGGACAAGATCGTGGCGTCCCGCGCGCCGACCCTGACGGAAGATGAATTAGCCTTGCTCATCGAGGATCTGCGATCCCCCTGCACCGAAGAGGTCGCGGTCTTCCACGCGTTCTCCCGCGTGGTTTCTCAAGCCAGAACTTCGTTCGTGGTGCTGGACACCGCTCCCACGGGGCATTCCTTGCTACTGATGGATGCCACAGGCGCCTATCACCGCCAGATGCTTCGGGAATTCAAAGGCAAGACCTCGGACCACATCGTCACGCCTTTGATGCGCCTGCAAGATGCGGACTACACCAAAATCATCCTGGTGACGCTACCCGAAGCCACACCGGTGTCTCAGGCGGCAGCACTGCAGGATGACTTGCGCCGGGCCAAAATCGAACCGTTTGCATGGGTGGTCAATAAGTCTCTACTGGCCACAGGCACCGATGACCCGCTGCTACGAGCGCGCCTGGATAGTGAGCGCAAGCAGATGACGCGGGTTGCAGGCCAAACCAGCCATGCAGTCATCGTGGTGCCCTGGACGGTGGAGCCGCCTGTTGGGGTCGCTGCGCTGAAGCGCCTGCTGGATTGACGCGCCAGCGTCGGCTCGGCCAATTCGAGTGGGCCGGTTATTCTTCCAGGAGCTGCTTGCGGATACTCAGCAGTTCGTGATGGCGCTCATCACTGGTCTTTGGATATGACATTTTCAGTCCATCCAGTACATCTGAAAATATCTGAGATACGATCAGTCGGGCATTTTTCTTGTCGTCGGCAGGCACGACATACCAAGGCGTCTCGGTCGTGCTGGTTGCACTAAGACATTTTTCGTACGCCTGCATATAGTCTTCCCAATACTTTCGTTCCTCGATGTCAGCAGTACTAAATTTCCAGTTCTTCTCCGGCTTGTCGATGCGTTCGAGGAAGCGTTTTCGTTGCTCCTCTTTTGAGAGATGGAGAAAGAACTTGACGATTCGGGTTCCGTTGCTGGAAAGGTGTCGCTCCAAGTTGGAGATCGAACGGTATCGGTCACGCCACACAGTATTATTGCTTGCAAAGGCATCCGGAAGCCCCTCGCTTCGGAGAATCTCGGGATGCACACGGGCTATCAGTACCTCCTCATAGTAGGACCGATTGAATATGCCAATCCGTCCGCGTTCCGGTAAATCACGCGTGGTTCTCCAAAGAAAGTCGTGTTCCAATTCGGCCGCGCTGGGATGCTTGAAGCTGAATACTTGGCATCCTTGCGGATTAACCCCTGACATCACATGCTT includes these proteins:
- a CDS encoding response regulator transcription factor — its product is MPFDLHSLAWHRSIGKLIMQLNRPEFWSSLVRILNEYVQIDNWVVLIFSNQQVQVVSLPEIADAEEVDAFTHRYVKGLYLLDPFYIANRENPQSGFFHLLDIAPEYFLETEYYHQYFAQYISVDEAQYNVQLDADRTLCISIGSKVRFNQEQITMLDIVKPWVTALMHQRMCFENDVEKSLTEPPLWPETITQLGTQITTRESDVLRLLLSGFSNKEIAGKLSLSVETIKVHRRNIYAKLNIKSQSELFARFFMPKQDVFSTS
- a CDS encoding polyamine ABC transporter substrate-binding protein, with translation MKKSHLRTIFSASLLCAGISTSVGAVEPGVYLYNWFGLLAPETPKEFEQATGTRVHMDAFDSAEIMQSKVMAGRTGYDVVVATSNVLPSLIQAGVLQPLDRNQLSNLSHIDPDILSQVAVNDPGNRYAVPYLWGTTGIGYDVDKVKAALGDNAPVNSWDLIFKEENISKLQSCGVAMLDSPSEIISIALHYLGLPSNSRNPDDYQKAQALLLKIRPYVLYFDSSRIDADLADGNICAVVGWANGALAAQAINEKANTGRKITYSLPREGALVWSENLVLLKDAPHPKEGMAFINYMLRPEIIAKTSNHTLYPNANKDAAEFVEQKLRDNPWIYPDKKTIATLVPLEPLPLKLERIRTRIWNKVKSGV
- the tssI gene encoding type VI secretion system tip protein TssI/VgrG, with product MFSPANQAHFSLTIDGFEHDFQVLAFTGEEAISRPYLFNVELVSERSDLDLESLFDIEAFLTFDTKGNGIHGRVYHIAQSGKSQRLTRYSLALVPHLSYLRHRINQRIYQQFSVPKIVALILEEHGIVGDAYRLHLGSTYPERDYCTQYDETDLHFIQRLCEEEGIHFHFQHSAQGHVLVFGDDQAAFPRIGQPTAYGQESDRVANEPLIKRFNLRLGRSEQQPGMENDIKLKPFTSHEHGKQISLRAMERRHAAYRQAEGQSDQTRLVSGHVLEISGHPHQEWNALWLLTQVIHEGKQPQVLSENVASGNTDNEDDFHQGYRNRFMVLPWDVSYRPPLAHQKPQVPSNQTAVVIALEDEDQSDRRLGRVKVKFPWDREGRFDDKSCCWLGGTSNWSCEITSPRTGVEVMVTFLESDPDQPLISGCLCCRSTSSQRMR
- the arsA gene encoding arsenical pump-driving ATPase, whose product is MQSTIKLLDQPTKYMFFTGKGGVGKTSVSTAVSIALADAGKKVLLVSTDAASNLDEMLGVELSNQPVAVPDVPGMFVLNIDPETAAIGYRARVVEQMGSQASDQDIALVREQLSGACTTEIATFDEFSLLLSQGGAAYDHVVFDTAPTGHTLRLLSLPKAWSGFLEGNDRGASCLGPHSGLKMQEQLFNQALAALNNPALTTVVLVARPDKGALVEAARSSDELRELGLENQRLVVNAVFKRGDLNDPIAAAIEAIGQQALDEMPASLRQLSADYIALKAVDSVGLPALRGLLSPEFARPTSTANQEHSHLEYHPLSELVAELANDERGLIMVMGKGGVGKTTIAAAIALGLVQHGKSVHLSTTDPAAHLAVTLHADVPGLSIGRIDPKVETQKYVDKIVASRAPTLTEDELALLIEDLRSPCTEEVAVFHAFSRVVSQARTSFVVLDTAPTGHSLLLMDATGAYHRQMLREFKGKTSDHIVTPLMRLQDADYTKIILVTLPEATPVSQAAALQDDLRRAKIEPFAWVVNKSLLATGTDDPLLRARLDSERKQMTRVAGQTSHAVIVVPWTVEPPVGVAALKRLLD
- a CDS encoding ADP-polyphosphate phosphotransferase, producing the protein MKINSADFRVREGDDVDLRKWPTKLEPFYKSKQQYRKLLSEHVAQLSEQQQLLYASNRHAILLIFQAMDAAGKDGAIKHVMSGVNPQGCQVFSFKHPSAAELEHDFLWRTTRDLPERGRIGIFNRSYYEEVLIARVHPEILRSEGLPDAFASNNTVWRDRYRSISNLERHLSSNGTRIVKFFLHLSKEEQRKRFLERIDKPEKNWKFSTADIEERKYWEDYMQAYEKCLSATSTTETPWYVVPADDKKNARLIVSQIFSDVLDGLKMSYPKTSDERHHELLSIRKQLLEE